One window of Pseudacidobacterium ailaaui genomic DNA carries:
- a CDS encoding SEC-C metal-binding domain-containing protein translates to MLRDMEAEIAARYPDLRVVMEQGTVYIRGSFPIMDATDVLDRFQIEIELPADFPESIPVLREVGGRIPWHENRHVNNGTGEACPIVPEEWLVRTERDSILAFLDGPVRNFFLGQILIEAGQPWPFGERSHGIDGLFEAYEDITGISDRNTIVRYLECLSRDVFKGHWACPCGSGKHLRNCHLEQLKALQAKVPAFVARSALARIDEQLQLRRGIRKHKR, encoded by the coding sequence GTGCTGCGCGATATGGAGGCGGAGATTGCGGCGAGGTATCCGGACCTACGGGTGGTGATGGAGCAGGGCACTGTTTATATCCGTGGCAGCTTTCCCATCATGGACGCAACGGATGTGCTCGATCGCTTTCAGATCGAGATCGAACTGCCAGCAGATTTTCCAGAATCCATTCCGGTTCTTCGGGAGGTTGGCGGCAGGATTCCGTGGCACGAGAACCGACACGTGAATAATGGCACCGGAGAAGCGTGCCCGATTGTTCCCGAAGAATGGCTGGTGCGAACGGAGCGCGACTCGATACTCGCATTCTTGGACGGTCCTGTGAGGAACTTCTTTCTCGGGCAGATTCTTATCGAAGCTGGGCAACCGTGGCCCTTCGGAGAGCGATCGCATGGCATTGATGGACTCTTTGAAGCATACGAAGACATAACTGGGATTTCTGACCGGAATACCATTGTCCGTTATCTCGAATGCCTAAGTCGAGACGTCTTTAAGGGACATTGGGCATGCCCGTGTGGGAGCGGCAAGCATCTGCGCAATTGCCATTTGGAACAGCTCAAAGCCCTACAAGCGAAAGTTCCTGCATTCGTTGCGCGAAGCGCACTTGCAAGAATTGACGAGCAGCTTCAATTGCGGCGAGGAATCCGAAAACACAAACGCTGA
- the mobF gene encoding MobF family relaxase encodes MLTISKPLSSGQAQNYHSKEFTSKEQNYWSQRGVIQGEWQGQLASRFGLSGAVSAEDFARLSQGQHPQTGEQIVRQRASYEYVDENGKTVKTMEHRAGWDATFSAPKSVSLTALVGGDENVRIAHRVAVKVALEQLEMYTQARIGGNQPAESTAKLIAAKFEHDTARPVDGYVAPQLHTHAVFFNVTERENGQFRAVQPQSLFASQQFATAVYQSELTYHLRQLGYEITTGRSGAPEIKGYTQEYLDASSPRSQQIREYLERTGRTGSEAAEIAAHSTRDKKAIHSPREVMAAHRKLAADFGHQAEAVVREARERLQRQQQPAQSIDRVRESLTFARDKNFEREAVVDERALIRDSLRRGMGEVRYSEVRNNLNARLASGEFQIVDRQQHSPARQFTTARTIAAEQEIVHRVSEGRNQIDPVLSRQQAIAVADQYGHLNRAQKSVVEDVLSSPDRIQGIQGYAGAGKTTALSVIRSAAESEGYAVRGFAPTSRAARQLNEAGVTSETLQKFLVRPIERPAPAQRNFYFVDESSLASTNQMREFLARLGPQDRVLLIGDTRQHQGVEAGRPFEQLQEAGMRTARLDEIVRQRDPELKSAVEMLAKGQASAALESLQQQGRVREIPNAEERIRTIAKAYAEVPAKTLIVSPDNASRRELNVAVREELKAHGIVAADDRNFRVLVQRRDMTGAERTWASHYETGDIVRFSRGSKALGIEAGSYGSVVGVNSAANLLSVEKVTGEIATYDPRRLTGVSVYREIDREFSAGDRIQFTAPDKALGVANRDLAVIDSIAPDGRISVRLESGREINFDPAEHRHFDHGYAVTSHSAQGLTAERVLVNVDTSVHPDLLNSRFGYVSISRASHEATLFTDNLAKLNPQLSADISKSSALEMNQGSSIAPEINVGMNM; translated from the coding sequence ATGCTTACCATCTCCAAACCGCTCTCGTCCGGTCAGGCGCAGAACTACCACTCCAAAGAGTTCACGTCAAAAGAGCAGAACTACTGGTCCCAGCGAGGCGTGATCCAAGGCGAATGGCAGGGTCAGCTCGCTTCGCGCTTCGGACTATCTGGAGCGGTCTCCGCTGAGGACTTCGCACGGCTAAGCCAGGGCCAGCATCCGCAGACCGGCGAGCAGATCGTGCGTCAGCGCGCCTCCTATGAGTATGTCGATGAGAACGGCAAGACCGTCAAAACCATGGAGCACCGCGCCGGTTGGGATGCGACCTTTTCCGCGCCGAAGTCTGTCTCGCTGACTGCGCTTGTCGGCGGCGACGAGAACGTGCGCATCGCCCATCGCGTCGCCGTCAAAGTCGCCCTCGAACAGCTTGAGATGTACACGCAGGCGCGCATCGGCGGGAACCAACCTGCCGAGAGCACGGCCAAGTTGATCGCTGCCAAATTTGAGCACGATACGGCCCGGCCTGTCGATGGCTACGTGGCTCCGCAACTTCATACGCACGCCGTCTTCTTTAACGTCACCGAGCGCGAGAACGGTCAGTTCCGTGCCGTTCAGCCGCAGAGTTTGTTCGCGTCGCAACAGTTCGCCACAGCCGTTTACCAGTCAGAGTTGACCTACCACCTGCGCCAACTCGGCTACGAGATCACGACGGGCCGGAGCGGCGCGCCGGAGATCAAGGGATACACGCAGGAGTACCTTGACGCATCGAGTCCACGCAGCCAGCAGATTCGTGAGTATCTGGAACGAACCGGGCGCACCGGCTCAGAGGCCGCGGAGATTGCCGCGCACTCGACCCGCGACAAGAAAGCGATTCACTCGCCGCGTGAAGTCATGGCGGCGCACCGCAAACTTGCCGCTGACTTCGGCCATCAGGCCGAAGCCGTCGTCCGCGAGGCGCGCGAGCGGCTCCAGCGCCAGCAGCAGCCAGCGCAATCCATCGACCGCGTGCGCGAGTCACTCACTTTCGCTCGCGACAAGAACTTCGAGCGCGAGGCCGTCGTGGACGAGCGCGCCCTGATCCGCGACAGCCTCCGCCGCGGCATGGGGGAAGTCAGGTATTCCGAAGTGCGCAACAATCTCAACGCTCGTCTTGCCTCAGGCGAATTCCAGATCGTTGATCGCCAACAACACTCTCCCGCGCGGCAGTTCACAACCGCCAGGACCATCGCTGCCGAGCAAGAAATCGTTCATCGCGTTAGCGAGGGGCGAAACCAGATCGATCCGGTTCTCTCTCGTCAGCAGGCGATTGCCGTGGCCGATCAATATGGACATCTGAACCGCGCGCAGAAAAGCGTCGTCGAGGATGTTTTGAGTTCCCCGGACCGCATCCAGGGCATTCAAGGATACGCCGGCGCAGGCAAGACGACGGCGCTTTCCGTGATCCGCAGCGCGGCGGAATCGGAGGGCTATGCCGTGCGCGGTTTCGCCCCAACCTCGCGCGCAGCGCGGCAACTCAACGAAGCTGGCGTTACTTCCGAAACCTTGCAGAAATTCCTTGTGCGGCCCATTGAGCGCCCAGCGCCGGCACAGCGGAACTTCTACTTCGTCGATGAATCGAGCCTGGCGAGCACCAATCAGATGCGCGAGTTTCTTGCGCGCCTTGGGCCGCAGGACCGCGTGCTCTTGATCGGCGACACGCGCCAGCACCAGGGCGTTGAAGCCGGCCGCCCATTCGAACAGTTACAAGAGGCTGGAATGCGCACGGCGCGGCTCGACGAGATCGTCCGCCAGCGAGACCCAGAACTGAAATCGGCCGTCGAGATGCTCGCCAAAGGGCAGGCCTCCGCCGCGCTCGAATCGCTTCAACAGCAGGGGCGCGTCCGGGAGATTCCGAATGCCGAAGAGCGCATTCGCACCATCGCCAAAGCCTATGCCGAAGTCCCGGCAAAGACGCTAATCGTCTCGCCGGACAACGCCTCACGCCGTGAGTTGAACGTTGCCGTCCGCGAGGAACTGAAGGCCCATGGGATCGTTGCGGCTGATGACCGCAACTTCCGGGTTCTGGTTCAGCGCCGGGACATGACCGGAGCCGAGCGGACCTGGGCAAGCCACTACGAGACGGGCGACATCGTCCGCTTTTCGCGCGGTAGCAAAGCTCTCGGCATCGAGGCCGGAAGCTACGGTTCGGTTGTCGGCGTGAACTCCGCCGCCAACCTGCTTTCCGTCGAGAAAGTCACCGGCGAGATCGCCACTTACGACCCGCGCCGCCTCACCGGCGTCAGTGTCTACCGCGAGATCGACCGTGAATTTTCCGCTGGCGACCGCATCCAGTTCACCGCGCCCGACAAGGCGCTTGGCGTCGCCAACCGCGACCTTGCCGTGATCGATTCGATTGCGCCCGATGGCCGCATTTCGGTCCGCCTCGAATCCGGCCGTGAGATCAACTTTGACCCCGCCGAGCACCGGCACTTCGACCACGGCTACGCCGTTACCAGTCACAGCGCCCAGGGCCTCACCGCCGAGCGCGTCCTCGTCAACGTCGACACATCCGTCCACCCGGACCTGCTCAACTCTCGCTTCGGATATGTTTCCATCTCCCGCGCCAGCCACGAGGCAACGCTCTTCACCGACAACCTCGCCAAACTCAACCCGCAGCTCAGCGCCGACATCTCCAAATCCTCCGCCTTGGAAATGAATCAAGGTTCATCCATCGCACCGGAAATCAATGTCGGCATGAATATGTGA
- a CDS encoding helix-turn-helix domain-containing protein, whose translation MKTFGEQIRDLREAKDISVRELARQLNVSAAFLSDVELGRRHPSDEIMRKMAECLGTTPEELQKYDARPPVQELKRIAANDPAMGFALRRVVDEGITAKDLLEFLNQHGKKKK comes from the coding sequence ATGAAAACATTCGGTGAACAAATTAGGGATCTTCGGGAAGCAAAGGACATTTCTGTCCGTGAACTAGCTAGGCAACTGAATGTCTCTGCTGCATTTTTATCGGATGTGGAACTAGGGCGCCGCCATCCGTCGGATGAGATCATGCGAAAAATGGCAGAGTGCCTTGGTACAACACCGGAAGAACTCCAGAAATACGACGCGCGTCCCCCTGTACAGGAACTGAAACGGATTGCCGCAAATGATCCTGCGATGGGATTTGCGCTGCGTCGTGTGGTGGACGAAGGCATAACCGCGAAAGATCTCCTTGAGTTTCTCAACCAACACGGGAAGAAGAAGAAATGA
- a CDS encoding SAVED domain-containing protein: MAATHKHIVNPHWPRSVTQASRAMTSPVRKARSVPALVRLFLFVEAGGRCEFDGCNKYLLEHHVTLTAGNFAEVAHIVAFQEDGPRGRSKVRPVDIHEAQNLMLLCPECHKHIDDHPERFPIATLRKFKERHERHIHHMTALRPEYRTSVLMVTANICDQGVFIPFDQVIEALAPRYPVSKPGKLIDLTSIPINDTASLETAREAVRRGLAALYDAGGEVQTVKHMSIFALAPMPLLVDLGARLSNKIPTDLYQRHRDTEDWTWKQGDTSVSYTFGIVQQGTDPTKAALIMSLSGTIRLEDLPPSIDQTFTVYEFTLKGAIPHPAFLKTRSDLEVFRASYQALLGSILDNQGIVKELHLFPAVPAPVAILCGRELLPKVHPGLLVYDFDKQKDGFTFQLKVNAYGHE, translated from the coding sequence ATGGCAGCCACACACAAGCACATCGTGAACCCACATTGGCCACGCTCGGTAACTCAAGCCTCGCGGGCGATGACCTCGCCGGTCCGCAAAGCTCGAAGCGTACCAGCCCTCGTCCGCCTTTTTCTCTTTGTCGAGGCCGGTGGACGCTGCGAGTTCGATGGCTGCAACAAGTACCTCCTCGAACATCACGTCACGCTCACCGCAGGCAACTTCGCGGAGGTGGCGCACATCGTCGCGTTCCAGGAGGACGGTCCGCGCGGACGAAGCAAAGTGCGCCCCGTAGACATTCATGAGGCCCAGAACCTCATGCTTCTCTGTCCCGAATGCCACAAGCATATCGACGACCATCCAGAGCGGTTTCCCATAGCGACGCTTCGCAAATTCAAGGAGCGCCACGAGCGGCATATCCACCACATGACTGCGCTCAGGCCCGAATACCGAACCTCAGTCCTCATGGTCACCGCCAACATTTGCGACCAGGGCGTCTTCATTCCGTTCGATCAGGTCATCGAAGCGCTTGCGCCGCGGTATCCAGTCTCGAAACCTGGCAAACTCATCGATCTTACGTCAATTCCGATCAACGACACGGCATCGCTTGAAACCGCGCGAGAGGCGGTCCGGCGCGGGCTCGCCGCGCTCTACGACGCTGGCGGCGAGGTCCAGACGGTAAAGCACATGTCGATCTTTGCGCTTGCTCCCATGCCGCTCCTCGTGGACCTAGGCGCGCGTCTCAGCAACAAGATTCCTACCGACCTCTACCAGCGGCATCGCGACACTGAAGATTGGACGTGGAAGCAGGGAGACACTTCGGTTTCGTATACATTCGGTATCGTGCAGCAGGGCACCGATCCAACGAAGGCGGCGCTCATAATGTCGCTGAGCGGCACCATCCGGCTGGAAGATTTGCCACCGAGCATCGACCAGACATTCACGGTATACGAGTTCACCTTGAAAGGCGCGATTCCCCATCCCGCGTTCCTGAAGACCCGGTCGGACCTCGAAGTGTTCCGCGCGAGTTATCAAGCACTCCTTGGGTCGATCCTTGACAACCAAGGCATCGTGAAGGAACTCCACTTGTTTCCTGCAGTACCCGCGCCTGTGGCGATCCTCTGCGGGCGCGAACTCCTGCCGAAGGTTCATCCGGGCCTCCTCGTGTACGACTTCGACAAGCAAAAGGACGGTTTCACATTTCAACTCAAGGTGAATGCATATGGACACGAATGA
- a CDS encoding ImmA/IrrE family metallo-endopeptidase, protein MRTYRSKSGPFLEQPFYRPADFESICVEALRSVELFPTSPSPVRIDRFIEKRFKVQPTYASLPPGVLGFTRFGANGVEEIVISQALDEEGTATAERRLRTTLAHEGGHGLLHAHLFALGDRPDSLFSGELAPDAPKIMCRDDVQTGVSTGKKPPYRWWEFQANQAMGTLLLPQSLVEKALETIIEKRGLLGVPVLSTGRRKDAIRLIAETFNVNPIVAHYRLDALYPTSAEQQLTL, encoded by the coding sequence ATGAGAACGTACCGCTCGAAATCCGGGCCGTTTCTCGAACAGCCCTTTTACCGCCCGGCCGATTTCGAATCGATTTGCGTCGAAGCGCTTAGGAGCGTGGAGCTTTTCCCCACATCCCCATCGCCCGTAAGAATCGACCGCTTTATAGAAAAGCGCTTCAAGGTGCAACCGACCTACGCATCCCTCCCACCAGGTGTCCTCGGATTCACCCGTTTCGGCGCGAATGGGGTCGAGGAGATTGTAATTTCCCAGGCGCTCGACGAAGAAGGCACGGCGACTGCCGAGAGGCGATTGCGCACTACGCTCGCCCACGAAGGGGGCCACGGGCTCCTTCACGCGCATCTCTTTGCCTTGGGCGACCGCCCCGATTCCTTGTTTTCTGGAGAACTCGCTCCCGATGCCCCGAAAATCATGTGCCGGGACGACGTGCAAACCGGCGTAAGCACTGGCAAGAAACCGCCGTACCGATGGTGGGAGTTCCAGGCGAACCAAGCGATGGGAACCCTCCTACTCCCACAGTCCCTTGTGGAAAAAGCGCTCGAAACAATAATTGAAAAGCGCGGCCTCCTTGGTGTACCTGTTCTTTCTACAGGCCGCCGGAAGGACGCTATCCGGCTCATTGCAGAGACGTTCAACGTAAATCCCATCGTTGCGCACTACCGGTTGGACGCCCTCTATCCCACGTCGGCCGAGCAGCAGTTGACACTCTAA